One region of Gigantopelta aegis isolate Gae_Host chromosome 7, Gae_host_genome, whole genome shotgun sequence genomic DNA includes:
- the LOC121377575 gene encoding beta-1,4-mannosyl-glycoprotein 4-beta-N-acetylglucosaminyltransferase-like — MRFWLFTKRKCVILVIIAQMILLSVFYLRTHHVSLCFDYLKNRILCFDHIHSSTIVKRAADNATYTSERVPPSRQSGVLTSPLYPDREYDISCRQGADKLRTVPLTLNEAKRVLKWYESIDDYFSPNRADPINMPEDDGKNLFENYDYTKPSSHVLEDSTVEYFHFIGRNISCYKYGTVNSKNKTSGNECVCAPGFTGKYCSVPKSVENSIKKLKGKYVFQPRRVPRRIVFAMTFNTEHIVLFLKMIQNAPAVDLFIFLEGNVTNYGDPKPLYLLPALKRGFLRRWHGKIMHMFNSEFVPQARIRGKGFAQEDYIRTLFGPAMKKRITNTRDDDLFMYFDADESPGLDELLFLKLHDGFPAPVGFQMQLFRYGLFWWDSKVPWPAIGVCPMKMFYDVYSGHVKNLRGHINNRRNSLFKNFGKNPLQNVWLIGSGNNFAGWHLSYFGTPGQVYTKIISTINADWPRWADNPVNKNITYIAALFRRGKFFDLRHNFVAQCPLENPQFKDLKYIFQYPKYFNYLLENPTIFVPS, encoded by the coding sequence ATGAGATTTTGGCTTTTCACCAAACGGAAATGTGTTATATTGGTCATCATAGCTCAGATGATACTGTTATCAGTTTTTTACTTACGCACTCACCATGTGTCATTGTGTTTCGATTATCTCAAAAACAGGATCTTGTGCTTTGACCATATTCATTCTAGTACCATTGTAAAACGAGCTGCAGACAATGCTACATACACAAGTGAACGTGTTCCGCCAAGTCGACAGTCCGGCGTTTTGACATCGCCGCTGTATCCAGACAGAGAGTATGACATATCGTGCAGACAGGGAGCAGATAAACTGCGGACGGTTCCGTTGACGCTGAATGAAGCCAAAAGAGTGCTAAAGTGGTATGAAAGCATCGATGATTATTTTTCACCCAACCGAGCAGACCCTATCAACATGCCGGAAGACGACGGAAAGAACCTGTTTGAGAACTATGACTATACGAAGCCTTCATCCCACGTGTTAGAAGACTCAACAGTGGagtattttcattttatagGGAGGAATATATCCTGTTACAAATATGGCACTGTTAATTCGAAGAACAAGACAAGCGGaaatgagtgtgtgtgtgctccGGGTTTTACCGGAAAGTATTGCTCTGTGCCTAAATCCGTGGAAAATTctataaagaaattaaaaggaaaatatgtATTCCAACCTCGTCGAGTTCCTCGTAGAATCGTTTTTGCCATGACCTTCAACACAGAACACATCGTGCTTTTTCTTAAAATGATCCAGAACGCTCCGGCGGTGGACCTATTTATTTTCCTGGAAGGAAACGTAACGAACTATGGCGATCCTAAACCGCTTTACCTACTTCCTGCTTTAAAGAGAGGATTCCTACGTCGGTGGCATGGTAAAATTATGCACATGTTTAACAGCGAATTTGTACCTCAGGCGCGAATCAGGGGAAAAGGTTTCGCCCAAGAAGATTACATTCGCACACTATTTGGTCCCGCTATGAAGAAACGCATCACAAACACACGTGACGACGATCTTTTCATGTATTTCGACGCCGACGAAAGTCCCGGCTTGGACGAACTACTTTTTCTCAAACTTCACGACGGGTTTCCGGCTCCAGTGGGTTTTCAAATGCAGTTGTTTCGATACGGGCTATTCTGGTGGGATTCCAAGGTTCCCTGGCCCGCCATCGGAGTCTgcccaatgaaaatgttttacgaTGTGTATTCCGGTCATGTGAAGAATCTTCGCGGCCATATAAACAATCGCCGTAACAGTCTTTTCAAGAATTTTGGAAAGAACCCTCTGCAAAATGTATGGCTCATTGGATCGGGAAATAACTTCGCTGGGTGGCATCTGTCTTATTTCGGTACCCCAGGACAAGTGTACACGAAGATTATATCTACCATCAACGCCGACTGGCCGCGATGGGCAGATAACCctgttaacaaaaatattaccTATATTGCGGCATTATTCAGACGAGGTAAATTCTTCGATCTGAGGCACAATTTTGTGGCACAGTGCCCTCTTGAGAACCCGCAGTTCAAAGACTTGAAATACATATTTCAATAtcctaaatattttaattatttgttagaAAATCCAACTATCTTCGTCCCGTCATGA